The nucleotide window GCTAATCCTAATGCCTTCCCTGTAAGCTATACCGAGGACGACAACATTCGCACTGGCACCGATGGCAGTTCCGTTTCCACCTAGGCATGCTCCTAAGCTCAGGGCCCACCATAAGGGGTAGATGTTCAAGACTGACCCCATGCTCTTTATAAGGGGTATCATTGTGGCCGTTAGAGGTATGTTATCCACTACCGCCGAAGCCACAGCAGAAAACCAGGCCACGAGGAGTATGGCCTCATCTTCACTCCTTACGTGAGAGGTCAACAATAATGCAAGGCTGTCTATTATTCCGGTTTCGACGAGAGCTCCAACGACTATGAAGAGGCCCCCAAAGAAGAAAAGCGTCGCCCATTCAACCTTTTCAAGAGCATGCTCCGGCGAGATTCCGCTCCAGAGAAGGAGAAGAGATGCCCCAGCCAGTGCCACAACAGCGAGCTCTATCTTGAACAAATCGTGAAGAAAGAAACCTAATATCACGAGCCCAAGCACAATCACTGACTTCTTGAAGAGGACTGGGTCCTTTATTACCTCCTTCTCGTCAAGGGTCATGAGCCTATCGAGGGCCTTCTCTTTCCCGACACCGATATCTTTTCTATATATTAGCCAGATTATCAAAATCATGAGGCCAAGGTCTACCGTTGCTATAGGCCCCATGTTCACGAGGAACTCATTGAAGCTGAGCCCTGCCGCGGAGCCTATCATTATGTTGGGTGGGTCCCCCACAAGGGTTGCGGTTCCCCCTATATTAGAGGCAAATATCTCCGAGAGCAGGAAGGGGATAGGATTAACACCCATCCGCCTCGTTATGTAGAGGAGCATGGGTGTTAAGAGCAGAACCGTTGTTACATTGTCAAGAAAAGCACTTACAACCGCCGTAGCTATTGAAAAGAAAAGGAGAACTTTTATAGGATTTCCTCCCGAGAGCTTGGCGGTTTTTATTGCGAGATACTCAAAGAGGCCGCTCTCCCGTGAAACGTTCACTATTACCATCATGCCCGCCAGGAGGAGTATCGTGTTAAAATCGAGGTACTCAGGAACTTTCTCCCAAGGAACTATGCCTAGTATCATGATTATAGATGCCCCCACCATTGCCGCAACCGTTCTATGGATCCTTTCACTAACTATTGCTATATAAACTACCACGAACACTGCTATAGCTACGGCTTCCTGCGTTATCATTTGCACCACCTGGTCAGTATAGTATAACGGGCTTTGAAACGTTCTGCATTATACGCAACACCACCGTGCTTACGGGATGTGTTTTAGTAGTCTCAGCCCCGTAATGCCTTGATAGAACTATGAGGTCAAAGTTTTCGGAAATCTCCTCAACAACTTCACTCTTGCTTCCGAATAGGAGCCTCGTTCTTCCAATCAAGCCGAGTCTAGAAAGGGCCCAGCCAACGCTCTCAAGGAGCCTCCTTCCGGTCTCTTCCTCACGCTCCCTGAAGAGCTTTGCCTCCTCCTTGCCTATCGTCTCCTCTATCAGCCTGCAGATCTCACCGTCTATAACGTAGACGACTTCAACCTCGGCATGTGGATACGCGGAGAGAATCTCGTAAACGCCTTCGGGAACCTTCTTAACGTACCTGTCGAGAGGCAGGAGGATGGAATTGACGTTTGGGATTGAAAGCTCCTCCTTAGTTAGAAGAAACTCCCTATAAGCTTTCGCTATCTCCTCGTACCTGTTCCCCGCGATGTTCTTGAACTTCCTCAGTATCAAGTCAGGAAACAACCCCAACGAGGCCACCAGCTTTGAAGTTGAAAAATAAGGCGGGGCGATTCACTTCTTCCACTCGGTGTAGCCGCAACGACCGCAGGCCCAGCGATCCCCGTGGTCAGCCATGAAGACACCGGGACCGCAACGTGGACAGAACCTGTTCTTCCTTATGACCTTACCGTCCTTAACTTCGTAGAGCTTCCACTTCTGTCCCATATCACTCACCCTCCTCCTTCTGTATGAGCCCGTCCCTTATTAGGATGTACTTGGGTTCTATGTAGAGCATCCTCTCCTTGCTGTCGTAGGCCTTGGCGTAACCCTTGCTAACATAGCTTCCGAAGTAGCTCCTAATGTACTGTATGACCGTCGTCTCGGGGTTAAGGTCGAGCATTGCCACGAGCTTGCCCTTGACATCCTTCCTGCTCGGGGTCGGTTCGCCTGGGTGATATATCTCGAAGTATATCTCCTTCCTGCCTATAAGCTTGTTCTCCTTGATTTCCGTAATCCTAATCTCCATCGCGAACCACCTCCATCCTCCTCATTATCTCCGCGCACCTGCGCTTGCATTCGGGGATGACCTTTATAAGTACTATCCCTTCACGGGGCTGACCGTAAACCACCAAGGTTCCAGGGGAGGCGTAGAGGACGGCAGGTATGGTCGCTAGATCCTCTTCTCCTCCAACAATTATGTAA belongs to Pyrococcus yayanosii CH1 and includes:
- a CDS encoding ArsB/NhaD family transporter; translated protein: MITQEAVAIAVFVVVYIAIVSERIHRTVAAMVGASIIMILGIVPWEKVPEYLDFNTILLLAGMMVIVNVSRESGLFEYLAIKTAKLSGGNPIKVLLFFSIATAVVSAFLDNVTTVLLLTPMLLYITRRMGVNPIPFLLSEIFASNIGGTATLVGDPPNIMIGSAAGLSFNEFLVNMGPIATVDLGLMILIIWLIYRKDIGVGKEKALDRLMTLDEKEVIKDPVLFKKSVIVLGLVILGFFLHDLFKIELAVVALAGASLLLLWSGISPEHALEKVEWATLFFFGGLFIVVGALVETGIIDSLALLLTSHVRSEDEAILLVAWFSAVASAVVDNIPLTATMIPLIKSMGSVLNIYPLWWALSLGACLGGNGTAIGASANVVVLGIAYREGIRISFIDFLKIGMLIMLATVGLGSLMILVRYG
- a CDS encoding universal stress protein → MASLGLFPDLILRKFKNIAGNRYEEIAKAYREFLLTKEELSIPNVNSILLPLDRYVKKVPEGVYEILSAYPHAEVEVVYVIDGEICRLIEETIGKEEAKLFREREEETGRRLLESVGWALSRLGLIGRTRLLFGSKSEVVEEISENFDLIVLSRHYGAETTKTHPVSTVVLRIMQNVSKPVILY
- a CDS encoding 30S ribosomal protein S27ae; the protein is MGQKWKLYEVKDGKVIRKNRFCPRCGPGVFMADHGDRWACGRCGYTEWKK
- a CDS encoding 30S ribosomal protein S24e, which translates into the protein MEIRITEIKENKLIGRKEIYFEIYHPGEPTPSRKDVKGKLVAMLDLNPETTVIQYIRSYFGSYVSKGYAKAYDSKERMLYIEPKYILIRDGLIQKEEGE